The Hevea brasiliensis isolate MT/VB/25A 57/8 chromosome 1, ASM3005281v1, whole genome shotgun sequence genome has a window encoding:
- the LOC110634275 gene encoding exocyst complex component EXO70A1, translating to MEPPENSNASGGAVGFEDAQKIILRWDSTASEEARERMIFEGDREEVDRYLKAVDDIQESMSSTTISDDQDKVNSATIQIAMARLEDEFRNILLNHTTPVELDSLAAADPSSSVHSSAAGEYEDDDHAGDDDIQDQIQRADSSTSNSSTSYRSTSSIREIDLIPQEAVCDLQSIAKRMISAGYLRECIQVYGGVRKSVVDANFKRLGFEKLSIGDVQRLEWDALETKIRRWIRAAKACIRILFASEKRLCEQIFDGIGTAVDDACFMETVKGPAIQLFNFAEAISISRRSPEKMFKILDLHDALMDLMPDIEVVFESKSADSIRVQAAEILSRLAEAARGILSEFENAVLREPSLVPVPGGTIHPLTRYVMNYISLISDYKQTLIELILSKPSTGSRYSGDSTTPDMEFAELEGKTPLAIHLIWIIVILQFNLDGKSKRYKDVSLAHLFMMNNVHYIVQKVKGSPELREMIGDNYLRKLTGKFRQAATSYQRATWVRVLYCLRDEGLHVSGSFSSGVSKSALRERFKTFNAMLEEVHRTQATWLVPDNQLREELRISISEKLIPAYRSFLGRYRSHIESGKHPENYMKYSVEDLESAVLDFFEGYHVSQLLRRRSQ from the coding sequence ATGGAACCACCAGAGAATAGTAACGCCAGCGGTGGTGCGGTGGGTTTTGAAGATGCTCAGAAGATAATTCTCCGGTGGGATTCTACTGCTTCAGAGGAAGCCAGGGAGAGGATGATCTTCGAAGGCGACCGTGAGGAGGTGGATCGGTATTTGAAGGCTGTCGATGATATTCAAGAATCTATGTCGTCGACCACCATCTCCGATGATCAAGACAAAGTCAACAGCGCCACCATCCAGATCGCTATGGCCAGGCTTGAAGATGAGTTCCGCAACATACTTCTCAACCACACTACTCCCGTCGAGTTGGACTCACTCGCCGCCGCCGATCCCAGCTCTTCAGTCCACTCCTCCGCCGCAGGCGAGTACGAAGACGACGATCATGCGGGTGATGACGATATACAAGATCAAATCCAACGAGCAGATTCATCTACAAGTAACAGCAGCACGAGCTATCGATCCACTAGCAGTATTCGCGAGATCGATCTGATTCCACAGGAAGCAGTGTGTGATCTCCAGTCCATTGCCAAGCGCATGATCTCTGCTGGGTACTTGCGCGAGTGTATCCAGGTGTACGGGGGTGTTCGAAAATCTGTTGTGGACGCAAATTTTAAGAGACTCGGGTTTGAGAAGCTGAGTATTGGGGATGTACAGAGACTCGAGTGGGATGCTTTGGAGACCAAAATCAGGCGTTGGATAAGGGCGGCTAAGGCTTGTATAAGGATTTTGTTCGCGAGCGAGAAGAGACTTTGTGAGCAGATTTTTGATGGGATTGGAACAGCTGTGGATGATGCTTGTTTCATGGAGACTGTTAAGGGTCCAGCAATTCAGCTGTTCAATTTTGCTGAAGCTATAAGTATAAGCAGGAGATCGCCGGAGAAAATGTTCAAGATTTTGGACTTACATGATGCTTTAATGGACTTGATGCCCGATATTGAGGTGGTTTTCGAATCGAAATCAGCAGATTCGATTCGAGTCCAAGCTGCTGAGATTTTGTCAAGATTGGCTGAAGCTGCAAGAGGGATTTTATCGGAGTTTGAAAATGCTGTTTTGCGTGAGCCTTCATTGGTTCCAGTGCCTGGGGGGACAATTCATCCCTTGACAAGGTATGTGATGAATTATATCAGTTTGATCTCAGATTATAAACAGACCTTGATCGAGCTTATTTTGTCGAAACCATCAACGGGGTCAAGATATTCTGGTGATTCAACAACCCCAGATATGGAATTTGCTGAGTTAGAGGGGAAAACCCCATTAGCCATTCATTTGATTTGGATTATTGTAATTCTGCAATTCAATTTGGACGGCAAGTCCAAGCgttacaaagatgtatcattagCGCATCTGTTTATGATGAACAATGTTCACTACATTGTTCAAAAGGTTAAAGGGTCACCTGAATTGAGAGAAATGATTGGAGATAATTACTTGAGGAAACTAACAGGGAAATTCAGGCAGGCAGCTACTAGTTACCAGAGAGCTACTTGGGTGAGGGTGTTGTATTGCTTGAGGGATGAGGGGTTACATGTGAGTGGGAGTTTCTCTTCTGGGGTGTCGAAGAGTGCTTTAAGGGAGAGGTTTAAGACCTTCAATGCTATGCTTGAAGAGGTTCATAGGACTCAAGCAACATGGTTGGTGCCAGATAATCAACTGAGGGAGGAGCTTCGAATATCTATATCAGAGAAGTTGATCCCAGCTTACAGGTCATTTCTTGGGAGGTACAGGAGTCATATAGAGAGTGGAAAACACCCGGAGAACTAT
- the LOC110634294 gene encoding pollen receptor-like kinase 3 yields the protein MALDWLLRPDFLVFINVFVLQHACTSSISQSEALIKLKSSFTNTSALSSWVPGSAPCEGDAQWKGLLCSNGIVMGLRLENMGLSGKIDVDALVDISGLRSVSFEYNSFSGLIPEFSRLGYLRNIYLTGNQFSGEIPAEFFSKMQSLKKVWLANNEFSGEIPPSLMHISNLIELHLEDNQFSGTIPSVILESKLTSFNVSNNKLRGKIPEGLPKFSKSSFQGNDDLCGENIGKECKAAIEALAPGAFASTIAMDTSGNHTPNIKKTGAGILTLALMLLSVAVVVIMKMRRKEDDFEAGGRDNTNNQEAVETVEVQVSTPVTQNEMELTNKPGSSRKGSNTAKGGVGELVIMNNEKGVFGLIDLMEAAAEVLGNGGLGCSYKILMANGVAVVVKRLREMNALGKDGFYAEIRKLGSLRHPNILPPLAFHYRKDEKLLIYEYIPKGSLLYLLHGDKRPSHAELNWPDRLKIVEGIARGLDYLHTELATCDLPHGNLKSSNVLLSPDNEPLLSEFGFSPLINPSIVGQALIAHKAPEAAQFGVSPKCDVYCLGLIILEILTGKYPSQYLNNGVGGIDLVQWVETTISEGRECEILDPEIASSSNSLGEMRQLMHIGVLCAATNPMQRLDLREAIQRIEMIKFESKAPDSITIQLVPSLRDGHADASPQLNASSSSTPEGHVQNSRKGYGSYSFTDSENFSFASPSSTLSNEKQK from the exons atggccttggATTGGCTTCTCCGGCCAGATTTTCTTGTGTTCATCAACGTTTTTGTACTCCAACATGCTTGTACATCTTCGATATCTCAATCCGAAGCCTTGATTAAGCTAAAGAGTTCGTTTACCAACACAAGTGCTCTTAGTTCTTGGGTGCCTGGATCAGCTCCTTGTGAAGGAGATGCTCAGTGGAAAGGACTTCTTTGTAGCAATGGCATTGTCATGGGTCTTCGCCTTGAGAATATGGGTTTATCAGGAAAAATTGATGTTGATGCATTGGTTGATATTTCAGGACTCAGGAGTGTAAGCTTTGAATATAATTCTTTTTCGGGTTTGATTCCTGAATTCAGTCGTTTAGGCTATTTGAGGAATATATACTTGACAGGTAACCAGTTCTCAGGTGAGATCCCAGCAGAATTCTTCTCGAAAATGCAGTCCTTGAAGAAAGTTTGGCTTGCAAATAACGAGTTTTCAGGAGAAATTCCACCATCATTAATGCATATATCCAATCTTATTGAATTGCATCTTGAAGACAATCAGTTTAGTGGGACTATTCCATCTGTAATATTAGAGTCAAAATTGACATCTTTCAATGTGTCGAATAATAAGTTAAGAGGGAAAATCCCAGAAGGTTTACCGAAATTCAGCAAGAGTTCCTTCCAGGGAAATGATGATCTTTGTGGAGAGAATATTGGAAAAGAGTGTAAAGCTGCAATTGAAGCATTAGCACCAGGGGCCTTCGCGTCGACCATTGCTATGGATACTTCTGGAAACCATACTCCTAACATTAAAAAGACAGGTGCGGGGATTTTAACATTGGCTTTGATGTTGCTTTCTGTAGCAGTTGTGGTAATAATGAAAATGAGAAGAAAAGAAGATGATTTTGAAGCTGGTGGAAGGGACAATACTAATAATCAGGAGGCAGTTGAGACAGTAGAAGTGCAAGTTTCTACGCCAGTCACACAAAATGAAATGGAACTAACCAATAAACCAGGATCAAGTCGAAAAGGATCGAACACTGCCAAGGGAGGTGTAGGTGAATTAGTAATTATGAATAATGAAAAGGGTGTTTTCGGGCTGATAGATTTGATGGAGGCTGCTGCAGAAGTGCTTGGAAATGGGGGATTGGGATGTTCATATAAAATTCTGATGGCTAATGGTGTGGCGGTGGTGGTTAAGAGATTGAGAGAAATGAATGCATTGGGAAAAGATGGATTTTATGCAGAGATCAGAAAGCTTGGAAGCCTGAGGCATCCTAATATTTTGCCACCATTGGCTTTTCATTATCGTAAGGATGAGAAGCTGTTGATCTATGAGTACATCCCCAAAGGAAGTTTGCTTTATTTGTTGCACG GTGATAAGAGACCTTCACATGCTGAGCTAAATTGGCCTGATCGTCTCAAGATTGTCGAAGGAATTGCCAGAGGGTTGGATTATCTGCATACTGAACTTGCCACCTGTGACTTGCCCCATGGAAATCTCAAATCAAGCAATGTCCTTCTTAGTCCTGATAACGAGCCATTGCTATCAGAATTTGGATTCAGTCCACTAATCAACCCTTCAATTGTAGGACAAGCTCTAATTGCCCATAAGGCCCCAGAAGCTGCACAATTTGGAGTATCCCCCAAATGCGATGTATACTGTTTAGGACTAATCATTCTTGAAATCCTCACTGGAAAATACCCTTCTCAATATCTTAACAATGGCGTAGGCGGGATTGATCTAGTTCAATGGGTAGAAACAACAATTTCAGAAGGAAGAGAATGTGAAATACTTGATCCTGAAATTGCAAGCTCCTCAAATTCACTTGGGGAGATGAGGCAACTCATGCACATTGGAGTTCTTTGTGCTGCAACTAATCCTATGCAACGGTTAGATCTAAGAGAAGCTATTCAAAGGATAGAGATGATAAAATTTGAGAGTAAGGCTCCAGATTCCATAACTATACAATTAGTACCATCACTCAGAGATGGGCATGCAGATGCTTCTCCACAGTTGAATGCTTCTAGTAGTAGTACTCCAGAAGGTCATGTTCAAAACTCTAGAAAGGGATATGGATCATACAGCTTTACTGATAGTGAAAATTTTTCCTTTGCATCTCCTAGCTCAACCTTAAGCAATGAGAAACAGAAATGA
- the LOC110634296 gene encoding uncharacterized protein LOC110634296 → MVADLIDQTIIQWKSPLLSSLFNEADACMIGSIPIAPLGNEDSLVWHFDNSGLYSVRSGYRFLVSKNDLMNNSRPQQSINIPGKYWKSIWSLKVQPKIQVFFWKAMRNALPVRENLAKRSVPIHPSCPICNADIETIEHMLFWCDHARATWFLSPCAYRPNPIDRNKAIFENYQLNPRESALRIHASLLELEQALTIRISPILETFPPSSTVSWIPSPQGVLKLNSDVAWKDNCQVASIVVVVRNFKGEIIDGVTKQVIRANPLAGEV, encoded by the exons ATGGTAGCTGATCTCATTGATCAAACCATTATTCAGTGGAAATCTCCTCTTCTATCATCTCTCTTTAATGAAGCAGATGCTTGTATGATAGGCTCTATTCCTATTGCTCCTTTAGGTAATGAAGACTCCTTAGTGTGGCACTTTGATAACTCAGGCTTATATTCTGTCAGGTCGGGCTATAGATTTTTGGTGAGCAAGAACGATCTTATGAATAATTCTCGCCCACAACAATCAATAAACATTCCAGGAAAGTATTGGAAATCCATTTGGAGTTTAAAGGTGCAGCCAAAAATTCAGGTCTTTTTTTGGAAAGCTATGCGGAATGCCTTACCAGTTCGTGAGAACCTTGCAAAACGATCTGTTCCCATTCACCCCTCCTGCCCTATCTGTAACGCAGATATTGAGACCATTGAACATATGCTCTTTTGGTGCGATCATGCTAGAGCTACGTGGTTTTTAAGTCCTTGTGCTTATAGACCAAATCCTATTG ATCGTAACAAAGCTATTTTCGAGAACTACCAATTAAATCCTCGAGAATCAGCTCTTCGTATTCATGCTAGCCTCTTGGAATTGGAGCAAGCCCTGACTATCAGGATTTCTCCAATCCTTGAAACCTTTCCTCCCTCTTCTACAGTTTCTTGGATTCCCTCACCCCAAGGAGTTTTGAAATTAAATTCTGATGTTGCTTGGAAGGATAATTGTCAGGTGGCTTCTATTGTAGTAGTGGTGAGAAATTTCAAAGGTGAGATCATTGATGGGGTAACAAAGCAAGTTATTCGAGCTAACCCTCTAGCTGGAGAAGTGTAG